GGCCGTTCGCGGTTCCGCGACCCCTTCCTCATCCCCTTTCGCATCTGGAGTCACCCCGCCATGCAGGCAGAACCGAAGAAATCGCTGGTGGGGGAGGAGTACGAGGTCGAGATCGGCCCCGTGGCCCATGGCGGGCACTGCATCGCCCGTACGGCCGAGGGCCAGGTCCTCTTCGTCCGGCACGCCCTGCCCGGCGAGCACGTCGTCGCGCGTGTCACGGAGGGCGAGGAGGGCGCGCGCTACCTGCGCGCGGACGCGGTGACGATCCTCTCGGCCTCCAAGGACCGCGTCGAAGCCCCCTGCCCCTACGCCGGCCCCGGCCGCTGCGGCGGCTGCGACTGGCAGCACGCCAAGCCGGGCGCGCAGCGCCGCCTCAAGGGGGAGGTCATCGCCGAGCAGCTGCAGCGGCTCGCGGGCCTCACGCCCGAGGAGGCGGGCTGGGACGGCACGGTGATGCCCGCCGAGGGCGACAAGCTGCCCGCCGGCGAGGTCCCGGCCTGGCGCACGCGCGTCCAATACGCCGTGGACGCGGACGGCAACGCCGGACTGCGCCGCCACCGCTCGCACGAGGTCGAGCCCATCGAACACTGCATGATCGCGGCGCCGGGCGTGAGTGAACTCGGCATCGAGGAGCGCGACTGGTCCGGCATGGCCTCGGTCGACGCGATCGCCGCGACCGGCTCCCAGGACCGCATGGTCATCCTGGAGCCCCGCCCCGGCGCCCGCCTGCCCCTCGTGGAACTCGACAAGCCCGTTTCCGTGATGCGCGTCGAGGAGCACGACGGTGGCATCCACCGCGTCCACGGCCGCGCGTTCGTGCGCGAGCGGGCCGACGGCCGTACGTACCGTGTCGGCAGCGGCGGCTTCTGGCAGGTCCACCCGATGGCGGCCGACACCCTGGTCAAGGCCGTCATGCAGGGCCTGATGCCGCGCAAGGGCGAGATGGCGCTCGACCTGTACTGCGGCGTCGGCCTCTTCGCGGGCGCCCTCGCGGACCGCCTCGGCGACAAGGGCGCGGTCCTCGGCATCGAGGCCGGCAAGCGCGCGGTCGAGGACGCCCGGCACAACCTCACCGCCTTCGACCGGGTCCGCATCGAACAGGGCAAGGTCGAGTCGGTCCTCCCGCGCACCGGCATCACCGAGGTCGACCTCATCGTCCTCGACCCGCCTCGCGCCGGCGCCGGCAAGAAGACGGTCGAGCACCTCTCCTCCCTGGGCGCCCGCCGCATCGCCTACGTCGCCTGCGACCCGGCGGCGCTCGCCCGCGACCTCGGGTACTTCCGCGACGGCGGGTACAAGGTGCGGACGTTGCGGGCGTTCGATCTCTTCCCGATGACGTCGCACGTGGAGTGCGTGGCGATCCTGGAGCCGGTGAAGAAGGACGACTGACCTGCTGGTCGTCCTGAACCGCCGAGGCGTGGCGGGCCGGGGATGCTCGACCTGTTCTTCGAAGTCCACCGAGGCAGGCGCGGAGCGGACGCGGAATCCGTCCCGCACCCCGGCACCGTCAGCGTCGTGACGCGGCGATCCGTGCGCGCAGTGCCTTCTTGTCGACCTTCCCCATCGGTGTGCGCGGAAGCTGCGGCATCGGAATCAGCCGGTCGGGGATCTTGTAGGTCGCCAGGCCGCGGCCTCTGAGGAACTCCTTCATGGCGGACGGGCGGACGTCCGCCTCGTTGAGGACGACGAAGGCGTACGTCCGCTCGCCGAGCACGGTGTCCGCCACGCCGATCACGGCCGCGTCCTGCACGGCGGGGTGGGTGCGCAGTTGCCGCTCCACCTCCTCCGCGGAGACCTTCTCGCCGGCCCGGTTGATGACGTCCTTGATCCTGCCGACGATCATGATGTTGCCGTCCGGCCTGCGCCGGACGAGGTCGCCGGTGCGGAAGAAACCGTCCGGTGTGAACGACCGGGCGTTCTCCTCGGGAGCCCGGTAGTACCCGCGGATCGTGTACGGACCGCGCACCTGCATCTCGCCGGCCTCCCCGTCGGGCACCGGGTTCCCGGACTCGTCGACGATCCGGACCTCGTCGCCCGGTGACATCGGGCGGCCGTCCGTGTTCACGGCCACCTCCTCCGGGTCGTCGAGCCGGGTGTGGGTCAGCAGCCCCTCGCTGATGCCGTACCACCGCTGGATCCGGCAGCCCAGCTCCTGGGCCGCGCGGCGCGCCAGGGCCGGGTCGAGCGGGGCACTGCCCACCTGGATCAGCAGGCGGGACGGTTCGCCGGGCGGTCGTCCGGAATCGGCCCACAGCCGCAGCACCGAGGGCACGACCGTGGTCACGGTGACTGCCTCGCGGCGGATCAGCGAGAAGACGTCGTCGGGCCGTACGCTCGACGTGAGTACCGCCTTCCCTCCCATCAGGAGACTGCCGAACACGCCCGGACAGGCGAGGGCCGCCTGGTGCGCGACCGGGTTGACGGCGAGGTACACCACCTCCGGACCCACCCGCATCGCCTCCGCGCTGGCCCGCATGACGTACGTGTAGTCGTCGTGGGTCCGGGGAATCAGCTTCGGCAGTCCGGTGGTGCCCCCGGAGAGCAGGAACAGCGCGGGGTCGGACGCGTCCACCCTGGGCAGCGCGACGTCCTGGGCGTCCAGCGACTCCAGCGAAACGAACTCCTGGCCGTCGCCGCTGACGATCACGTGCGGGACCGACGGGATCTCCCGGGCGATCGTACGGAAGTCGAACCCGCCGAACTCGTCCTTCACCACATAGGCGACAGCCCCGGAGTGAGCGCACAGATGCGCGATCTCGGCCCTGCGGTGACCGGGCAGCGCCAGCACCGGGATCGCTCCGGCCCGCAGCAGCGCGAAGACCAGGACGACGAACTCCGGGATGTTGGGGAGGTGCACCACCACCCGATCCAGGGGCCTGATGCCCAGTCCGATCAGGCCGCCCGCCAACCGGTCCGCCCGCCGGGACAGCTCCGCGTAGGTCATCCGGCGTTCGCCGCACACCACGGCCACGCGATCGGCGTTCCGTTCGCACGACTCGTGCAACAAGTCACCGATCGGCCGGCCGAGCCAGACCCCTGTCCGGCGCAGGTCCGCCGCGAGCTGTTCAGGCCAGTGCACAAAACCGTCAAGCATGATCGCGTTCCCTTTCGGCGGGTCGGTCGAAGCGTGGATCGAGGGGGGCGCGAAGGTCCGGGTGGAGCCGCGGGTGCGCTCCGTCCGTCCGGGCCGCGGGACGGCGGACGCGGGGTGGAGGGCGCGTGCCTTCTCACGGTGGCGGGCGGTGTCCGGTGTGGTGGTGTGCTGCGTCCGCGTGCGAGGTGAGCCCGGTGCCGTGCGGCGGCGTGCCCGCGGTCCTTGTGTTCCTTGGCATCGTCGGCGGCGCGTTCCACCGCGCCCCGATCTCTTGCCGACATCTGTCGAGGGCCCCGCGAATCGGCGGCGAGTGGAAAACATGGTGCGGACGGAACGACGGCCGGCCAGGAAGGCGGAGTGGATGAGCCGGATACGGGAACGCGGCTGGGTGCGGTCGATGATCGCCGGTGACCCTGCCGGCGTCCGGGTGGTGTGCTTCCCGCACTCGGGGGATCGGGAGTCGCCTTCGGCGAGTGGTCCGCCGCGGTGCCGCCCGGTGTGTCGCTGATGGCCGTCCAGTACCCGGGCCGCGGCGACCGCTTCGGAGAAGAGCCCGTGGACGACGTGGCCGCGATGGCCGGCTGCGTGGCGGCGGAGCTGCTGCGGTTGCCGCCGGGCGACCACGTGCTGTTCGGGCACAGTCTCGGGGCGCTGGTCGCCTACGAGACCGCCCTGCTGCTGCGGGACGCCGGTGAGGAACCCCGGGCGCTCTGCGTGTCCGCCGCACTGCCGCCCGGATCCATGACCAACAGGGGTGTCCACCTGGCGCCCGACGACGAGTTCTGGTCGACCCTGTGCGCGCTGGGCGGCATCGAGCCCGCGGTCGCCGAGAACGCCGAGCTGCGCGACCTCCTCCTGCCCGTCATCCGCTCGGACCTGCGGGCCCACGCGACCTACCGGCCCCGCCCCGGCACCCGTCCGCTGTCCTGTCCCGTGCGCAGCTACCACGGCGCGGGCGACCCGCTGGTGGAGCAGGACCAGCTGGCGGGGTGGGCGAGCGTCACCTCCGGCGGCTTTTCGGGGACCGTGCGGCCGGGCGGGCACTTCCACGTGACGACCGACGTCGCGGAACTCGTCGCGGACGTGCTGAGCCAGGGCCCGAGGTGAGGCGGCCTTGACCACCATCGCCGTGATCCCCGGTGACGGCATCGGTCCCGAGGTGATCGAGCCGGCGCTGGACGTCCTCGACGCCCTCCGCCTCGGGACGCGTACGGACGTCCTGGACCACGTCAACGCGGAGACCTACCTGCGCACCGGAACCGCGCTGACCGGAGCCGACCTCGACCGGATCAGGTCCAGCCAGGCGGCGCTCCTCGGCGCGGTCGGGGACCCCCGGCTCAGCGACACCGCGTACGTGCGTACGGTCCTCACCACCCTGCGCCTCGAACTCGACCTCTACGTCAACTACCGGCCCGCCAGGCTCCTGCACGACAGGCTCAGTCCGCTGCGCGACCCGGCCCGCCGGCCGATCGACTGCGTGATCGTCAGGGAGAACATCGAGGGGCTCTACAGCGGCATCGGCGGCGGTACGCGCACCGGTACCCCCCAGGAGATCGCCATCGACGTGGACCTCAGTACCCACCAAGGCGTCTCACGGGTGCTGGAGTTCGCGTTCTCCGTGGCGCGCAGGTCGGTGTGCCTCGTCGACAAGGCCAACGCCGTCCGCAACGGCGGACAGCTGTGGCAGCGGTGCTGGAGCGAGGCCATCGCACGGCACCCGCACGTCGAGACGTCCCACCTCTACGTGGACACCGCCGCCCTGCGACTGGCCACCGATCCGACCGCCTTCGACGTCGTCGTCACCAACAACTCCTACGGCGACATCCTGAGCGACCTCACGGCCGCGCTGGCCGGCGGCCTCGGCGTGGCGGCGTCGGCGAACCTCAACCCCGTGACCGGACAAGGGCTCTTCGAGCCCGTGCACGGCAGCGCCCCGGACATCGCGGGTACCCGCACCGCCAACCCGTTCGGCGCGATCCTCTCCGTGGCCCTGCTGGTCGAGCACCTGGGCCGGACCGAGGAGGCGGACGCGGTCCGCCGGGCGGTCGCCGCGGCCGTCGCGGCGGGCCGCGTCACCCCCGATCTCGGCGGGTCCCTGAGTACGAAAGAGGCCGGCACCGCGGTCCTGACGGAACTGCGGCGGCCGTAGCGAGGTGCGGACGCGGACACGACCCGACAACCGCCGGCGGAGCAACGGACGAGGGGCAAGGACGGTATGAACGCGAACGACACGGACCGCACGGACGGGAACCCGGAGACCGTCATCGTGGGGGCCGGTCTGGTGGGCGTGGTCACGGCTCTCTACCTGGCGCCCCGCTTCGGACCGGTCACCCTGCTGGAGAAACGGGCGGACCCCAGGCGGAACTCCGGTGGACAACGCCGGTCACTGGTCGTGATGCTGTCGGCGCGCGGCTGGCGCGCCCTGTCGGACCTGGGAGTCGCGGACGCCGTGCGCCGCATATGCGTCCCCCTGCACGGACGCTGCGGGCACCTGCCCGACGGCCGGACGCGCATGACCCCCTACAGCCGGGACGGACAGCCCATCTGGGCGGTGGAGCGCCGGCGGCTGCACCACATCCTGCTGGACGCCGCCGAGGCGACCCCCGGTGTGCGCCTCCGCTTCGGGCAGCGCGTGGGCTCGGTGGACCTGGACGAACCCGCGGTGGTGGTGGAGGACCGGCACGGCTCGCACCGGCTGACGTGCCGCCGGGTCCTCGGCTGCGACGGCGCGCACTCCGCCGCCCGGGCCGCCCTGGAGGCGCGCGGCACCCGGGCCGAGGTGCGCACGCTGGACCTGGCCTACCAGGAGATCGACGTACCGGCAGGCCGGCTGGACCCGACCATCACGCACTACTGGCCCTCCGGGAAGGCGATGTTCGCCGCGCACCCCCTGCCGTCGGGGAAGCTATCGGGCTCCTTGTTCATGCGCCTCGACGGCCCCGCCCCGTCCTACGCGGCGGCCCGCGGCGGCCAGGACCTGTACGAGACGTTCGCCGCCCACTTCCCCGAGCTGACCGGGATCATCCCCGACATCGCGGAACAGCTCGCCACCAAGGCCGTCTCGACCCTCACGGCCGTCCGCTGCGACCGATGGGTCTGGCGAGACACCTTCGCGCTGCTCGGTGATTCCTGTCATGCGATGGCGCCCTTCATGGGGCACGGCATGAACTGCGGTTTCGAGGACGCCCGGGTCCTCGTCGACTGCCTCGACGCCGCCGCGGACCGGGCGGCGGGCCTGGCAGCCTACGAGAAGTCGCGGATCGAGGACGCCGACGCGATCTCCCGGCTCTCCTACCGGCACTACTTCACGATGGCCGGCCCACCGCGCGAGGAGACCGCTGCGGAGGTGCTGCGCGGGCGGCTGACGGTGCTGTTCCCCGACCGGTTCGTTCCGCTGTACGAGCGGTGCGCCTTCACCGAGGAGAGCTACGCCTCCGTACTGCGTGACGACCAGCGTCTGGACCGGCTCCTGGCGGATCTGTTGGCCCGGTACGGCACCGAGCTGGTCTCGGCGTCCGACGACCGACTGCGCGCCTGCATCCCTTCCCCCACCCCGACCACCGCCACCCCGGAGGACTCCGTATGTTCGTGATCCTGTTCAAGTCGCGCCTGTCCGAGCAGGCCGGCGAGGACTACTACGCCACCGAGGAGCGGATGCAGGAGCGGGTCCGCGCCATTGCCGGGTCCGACCCGGTGGAGGTCAAGCACTACACCGGGGAGGACGGCGAACGTCTCGCCGTCATGATGTGGCGGGACGGGGAGACGCTGGACAAGTGGCGCTGCGACCCCGAGCACCAGGTGGCGCAGCGACTGGGCAGGAAACACTGGTACGCCGCCTACGAGCTGACCGTCGCCGAGGTGGTCCGGACCAGCGCGCACGGCAACGAAAGCCCGGCCGCGGCGGCGGAGGGGCCGCGCTAGCAGGCGGACTACGGCCGTTGGAACGCGTGGAACGCGTGGAACGCGCGGACCTGTGACCGAAAGATGTCCGAGGGCAGTCTGAAGCGGGCCGGACGGACGTTGGCCGGGGCGGTGTGGCGGAGTTGTTTCGGGTGTTGGCCTATTCCTTTTCGATCTCTGGCGAACATCTTTCATGCCAGTTGTTCGAGCGCATGGGCCGCGACAAGTATCGGCACGGCGAGGCCATTGACCAGGAAACCACTTTGCTGGGGGCATCTGGATGGGTTGTACCGGCGTCACATCCGCGCAGGAAGCCATGTGGCTCGCGCAGGAATTCACTCCGGACGTACCGAACAACGTGGCGACTCTCTGGGACATCGACGGTGACCTGGACACCGTCCTGCTCGCCGCGGCCCTGGGGGCGGCGGTGGCGGAAGCCGACGCGCTGAAGGTGAACTTCCGCCGCGACGACCACGGGCTGCGGCCGGTCGCCCGGGACCTCGGGGCGTGGGAGCCGTTCCGCCTCGATGTCGGCGACGCCGCCGACCCCGCCGACGCGGCCCGCGCCGTCGTCGCCGATCTCGTGCGCCGGCCCTTCGACCTGACCGAGGACGCGCTGCTGCGGATCGGCTCGATCCGGCTGGGCCCCGGCCGCCACCTGCTCGTGCTCGTCTTCCACCACATCCTCACCGACGCGTTCGGCGTTCTCACCCTGCTGTCCCGGCGGATCGCCGAGATCTACCGCGCGCTGCGCGCCGGCTCCGCGTTGCCGGAGGGCGCCCCGAACCCGGCGGGGGACGCCGCGGCGAAGGACGCCGTCTACCGGGACTCGCAGCGGTTCGCCGACGCCGAGCGGTTCTGGCGCGACTACCTCGCCGAAGACCTGCCCGCCGCCCGTCTGCCCGCCGGTGTCCGTCCGGGCACCGACGCCCCCACCGGGGGGCCCGGCTACTGGGACGGCCTCACCGCACCGCAGGGGATGGCCACCCGCACCGCGACGGTCCCGGCCGTCGAACTCGCCGCCTGGGAACACGCCTCCGCCGCGGCGGGTACCTCGGTGCCCGACCTGATCGCCTCGGCCGCCACCGCGTTCCTGCGGCACATGTGCGGTCTGTCCGAGCAGCTGCTGACCATCACCGTCAATCACCGCGTCGGCGCACTGCGCCGCTCGCTCGGCCTCCTCTCCAACCGGGTGCCGCTGCGCTCGCGGGTGGACCCCGCGGCCGACTTCGTGGAACTGGCTGAGGCGCTCGGCCGGGAGCGGCGCCGTGTCCTGCGCCACGCCCGGCACGACATATCCCTGATCAAACGGGCCACCGGCCACGCCGGCGACGCGCGCAGCCCGTTCGGCGCGGTCGTCAACGTGCTCCCCTCCGTCGAAGCACTCGACCTGGCGGGCGCCACAGCCCACTTCGCCGGTGGCACCTTCGGCGTGATCGACGAGGTGATGGTCTGCGTCTACACCGACGGAAGGGCCGACAGCGACCTGTACGTCCGCTTCGACGCGCCGCGCGCGGAGTACGACGACCAGGACATCGCCGGGCTCGCCGAGCGGTTCGTGACGTTCCTGCGCGGGGCCCTCGCCAACCCGCACGCCCCGGTCGGGACCGTCTCCGCGCTGCACCCCGCCGAACGCCGCGCGCTGCTCACCGAGTACGCCGGACCCACGGTGACCTCACCGCCGACGACCCTGACCGAACTGCTGGACCGACAGGCCCGCGCCACCCCGGACGCGGTCGCGGTGACCTTCGAGGACACCCGGGTGACCTACCGGGAACTGGCCGAGCGGTCTGGCCGGCTGGCCCGCCTGCTGACCGAGCGCGGCGCCGGGCCCGAGCGGTTCGTCGCGGTCGCCGTGCCCCGCTCCCTGGAACTGGTCGTCGCCCTGGTCGCGGTGCTCAGGGCGGGCGCCGCCTACGTCCCCGTCGACCCTGACTACCCGGCCGCGCGGGTCGAGTTCATGCTCGCCGACGCCGGGCCCGCGCTGCTGCTGACGGTCAAGGACACCGCGGACCGGCTGCCCCGGACGGACGTCCCCGTGGTCATGGTCGACGACGCCCCGCTCACCGAAGAGCCCGTCAGGTCCGCCCCGCACCGGGTCGACCACCCCGCATACATGATCTACACGTCGGGATCGACCGGACGGCCCAAGGGCGCCGTCGTCACGCACGCGGCGATCGTCAACCGGCTGCTCTGGATGCAGGATCGCTTCCGGCTCGACGGTTCCGACCGGGTCCTGCAGAAGACGTCCGCCTCGTTCGACGTGTCCGTCTGGGAGTTCTTCTGGCCGCTGATCACCGGCGCCACCCTGGTGGTCGCCCGGCCGGACGGGCACCGCGACCCGGACTACCTGGCCGAGGTGATCCAGCGGGCCGGCGTCACGACCGCGCACTTCGTCCCGTCGATGCTGGCCGAGTTCGTCACCGAGGAGACGGCTGCCGCGTGCACCGGTCTGCGCCGCGTCGTGTGCAGCGGAGAGGCGCTGCCGGCCGAGCTGGCCGCGCGGTTCCACCGGACCTTCGGCGTGCCGCTGCACAACCTGTACGGGCCGACCGAGGCAGCCGTGGACGTCACCGCGTGGCAGTACCGGCCCGGGGCGCGGACGATACCGATCGGCACCCCGATCTGGAACACCGCGCTCTACGTCCTCGACAGCCGGCTGCGACCGCTGCCGCCCGGCGTCTTCGGCGACCTCTACATCGCGGGCGCCGGACTCGCCCGGGGCTACCACGACCGTCGGGCCCTGACCGCCGAGCGCTTCGTGGCCTGCCCGTTCGGGGAACCCGGGCGGCGCATGTACCGGACCGGCGACCTGGCCCGCTGGAACGCCGACGGCGAACTGGAGTTCGCCGGCCGCGCCGACCACCAGGTGAAGATCCGCGGCTTCCGGGTCGAGCCGCAGGAGATCGAGGACACGCTGACCGACCACCCGGGAGTGCTCAGGGCGGCCGTCGTCGCCCGGCCCGGCCGAGCCGCGGACGGAGCCGCGCAGCTCGTCGCCTACGTCGTCCCGGCCACCTCCGGCGGCAACGGCGGGACCGGCACCGAATGGGACCTGCACGCCGGCCTGGACATCGCCGAGCTGCGGGGCTTCGTCGCGGCCCGGCTGCCCGCCCACCTGGTGCCCGCCGCCTTCGTCGCGCTGGACCGGATGCCGTTGACCGCGAACGGCAAGCTGGACCGGGCCGGCCTGCCCGAGCCGGAGGTCACCGGCCGTGCCCACCGGCCGCCCCGGACCGGTGACGAGAGCCTCCTGGCCGCAGCGTTCGCCGAGGTGCTCGGCCTGAGCCACATCGGGGTCGACGACGACTTCTTCACTCTGGGCGGCGACAGCATCCGGGCGATCCAGGTGGTGGGCCGAGCCCGCGCCGGCGGTCTCGCGCTCACCCCGCGCACCGTGTTCGAGTGCCGCACCGTCGCCGCGCTCGCGCAGGCCGCGACCCGCGACACCGCACCGGTGGCCCTCGCCGAGCTCGAGGGCGGGGGCGTCGGTCTGCTGCCGCTGCCTCCCATGGCCCGGCTGT
This portion of the Streptomyces mirabilis genome encodes:
- a CDS encoding class I SAM-dependent RNA methyltransferase, with the translated sequence MQAEPKKSLVGEEYEVEIGPVAHGGHCIARTAEGQVLFVRHALPGEHVVARVTEGEEGARYLRADAVTILSASKDRVEAPCPYAGPGRCGGCDWQHAKPGAQRRLKGEVIAEQLQRLAGLTPEEAGWDGTVMPAEGDKLPAGEVPAWRTRVQYAVDADGNAGLRRHRSHEVEPIEHCMIAAPGVSELGIEERDWSGMASVDAIAATGSQDRMVILEPRPGARLPLVELDKPVSVMRVEEHDGGIHRVHGRAFVRERADGRTYRVGSGGFWQVHPMAADTLVKAVMQGLMPRKGEMALDLYCGVGLFAGALADRLGDKGAVLGIEAGKRAVEDARHNLTAFDRVRIEQGKVESVLPRTGITEVDLIVLDPPRAGAGKKTVEHLSSLGARRIAYVACDPAALARDLGYFRDGGYKVRTLRAFDLFPMTSHVECVAILEPVKKDD
- a CDS encoding (2,3-dihydroxybenzoyl)adenylate synthase; amino-acid sequence: MLDGFVHWPEQLAADLRRTGVWLGRPIGDLLHESCERNADRVAVVCGERRMTYAELSRRADRLAGGLIGLGIRPLDRVVVHLPNIPEFVVLVFALLRAGAIPVLALPGHRRAEIAHLCAHSGAVAYVVKDEFGGFDFRTIAREIPSVPHVIVSGDGQEFVSLESLDAQDVALPRVDASDPALFLLSGGTTGLPKLIPRTHDDYTYVMRASAEAMRVGPEVVYLAVNPVAHQAALACPGVFGSLLMGGKAVLTSSVRPDDVFSLIRREAVTVTTVVPSVLRLWADSGRPPGEPSRLLIQVGSAPLDPALARRAAQELGCRIQRWYGISEGLLTHTRLDDPEEVAVNTDGRPMSPGDEVRIVDESGNPVPDGEAGEMQVRGPYTIRGYYRAPEENARSFTPDGFFRTGDLVRRRPDGNIMIVGRIKDVINRAGEKVSAEEVERQLRTHPAVQDAAVIGVADTVLGERTYAFVVLNEADVRPSAMKEFLRGRGLATYKIPDRLIPMPQLPRTPMGKVDKKALRARIAASRR
- a CDS encoding thioesterase II family protein, whose translation is MLPALGGSGVAFGEWSAAVPPGVSLMAVQYPGRGDRFGEEPVDDVAAMAGCVAAELLRLPPGDHVLFGHSLGALVAYETALLLRDAGEEPRALCVSAALPPGSMTNRGVHLAPDDEFWSTLCALGGIEPAVAENAELRDLLLPVIRSDLRAHATYRPRPGTRPLSCPVRSYHGAGDPLVEQDQLAGWASVTSGGFSGTVRPGGHFHVTTDVAELVADVLSQGPR
- a CDS encoding isocitrate/isopropylmalate dehydrogenase family protein; translation: MTTIAVIPGDGIGPEVIEPALDVLDALRLGTRTDVLDHVNAETYLRTGTALTGADLDRIRSSQAALLGAVGDPRLSDTAYVRTVLTTLRLELDLYVNYRPARLLHDRLSPLRDPARRPIDCVIVRENIEGLYSGIGGGTRTGTPQEIAIDVDLSTHQGVSRVLEFAFSVARRSVCLVDKANAVRNGGQLWQRCWSEAIARHPHVETSHLYVDTAALRLATDPTAFDVVVTNNSYGDILSDLTAALAGGLGVAASANLNPVTGQGLFEPVHGSAPDIAGTRTANPFGAILSVALLVEHLGRTEEADAVRRAVAAAVAAGRVTPDLGGSLSTKEAGTAVLTELRRP
- a CDS encoding NAD(P)/FAD-dependent oxidoreductase, whose protein sequence is MNANDTDRTDGNPETVIVGAGLVGVVTALYLAPRFGPVTLLEKRADPRRNSGGQRRSLVVMLSARGWRALSDLGVADAVRRICVPLHGRCGHLPDGRTRMTPYSRDGQPIWAVERRRLHHILLDAAEATPGVRLRFGQRVGSVDLDEPAVVVEDRHGSHRLTCRRVLGCDGAHSAARAALEARGTRAEVRTLDLAYQEIDVPAGRLDPTITHYWPSGKAMFAAHPLPSGKLSGSLFMRLDGPAPSYAAARGGQDLYETFAAHFPELTGIIPDIAEQLATKAVSTLTAVRCDRWVWRDTFALLGDSCHAMAPFMGHGMNCGFEDARVLVDCLDAAADRAAGLAAYEKSRIEDADAISRLSYRHYFTMAGPPREETAAEVLRGRLTVLFPDRFVPLYERCAFTEESYASVLRDDQRLDRLLADLLARYGTELVSASDDRLRACIPSPTPTTATPEDSVCS
- a CDS encoding antibiotic biosynthesis monooxygenase, whose protein sequence is MFVILFKSRLSEQAGEDYYATEERMQERVRAIAGSDPVEVKHYTGEDGERLAVMMWRDGETLDKWRCDPEHQVAQRLGRKHWYAAYELTVAEVVRTSAHGNESPAAAAEGPR